The sequence below is a genomic window from Anaerolineae bacterium.
AGATGGGCCTAAACTGCTACAGGCGGAAAGCGACGAGGCAGCGACGAGCAAAGCCGCGACCAGCCCTAGATAAATCGCTGCAGATGAACGAAACATGGCTGACTCTACACCATCGCCTCTTGACAAGGGAACGGTCACTCTACACCGAATGGCGAAATCCCAAAGCTTCTAAAAATAAAACGCCCAGGCTAAGCAAAAGTTTCATTAGCAGTGGCCCGGAAACAAGGTTAGACATCAGTTTAAGAACCGGCTTCTGACCTTGGCAAGCTATCTAACTACATCGAGCCCGATGTCCAACCCCTTTCTCGAGCGCGTCAGCGCACCCACGGAAATGTAATCCACCCCTGTCTCCGCTACCTGTCGAACGGTTTCCAGCGTGACGTTACCGGATGCCTCTACCAGAGCCCGTCCTCCGATCGCCTCTACCGCACGACGCATCTCAGCTAGGCTCATATTGTCCAGCATGACGATGTCCGCGCCGGCCTCCGCCGCTCGCACGGCATCCTCTGCGTTTTCGACCTCGACCTCAATGCGCACCATGGGGCTAACTGCCGCGCGCGCCCGTCGCACCGCCTCGCTCAGCCCGATGCCTTGGGCCGCCAGAATCGCCAAGTGATTGTCCTTGATGAGCACAGCATCGGCTAGACAATAGCGATGGTTCAGGCCGCCGCCGATGCGCACGGCATACTTCTCTAGCATGCGCAGGCCAGGTGTGGTCTTGCGGGTGTCCAAGATGCGCGTGGGTAACCCTTCCAGCGCCGCCACGTACTGAGCGGTCGTCGTGGCGATGCCGGATAGGTGTTGCAACAGGTTCAAGGCCACCCGCTCGCCCATCAGGATCGCGCGCGCCTCACCGGTCACCTCGGCTAACACCTGGCCGGGTCCGACGCGCGTGCCGTCGCACACGCAAAAGCTTACCGAGATGGACGACGAGAGCTGTCGAAACGCCTCTGCGAAGACGGGCAGTCCAGCCACGACGCCCGCCTCGCGCGCGCGCGCCTGCGCGCGCAGAGACACCCCCGGCGGGATCAGCGCCTCCGTCGTGATGTCACCCCAGGCCAGGTCTTCAGCCAGAGCCTGGCGAACGAGCTCCTGCAGCAACAGCGGATTCACGCGAGGCACTCCTGAAGGAGAGGTTCTCCAAGTGGATGAAACAGCGGATAGGCCAGGATCGCCCTGGACCCATTCCGCCAAAGCAGATGGGCTCGCCAGCGATCGTCGGGCGCGGGGTAGTCCGCGCGGTAGTGCGCCCCGCGGCTCTCAGAGCGCAGCCAGGCCGCGCGCGCCATCAGCCGGGCTACCAGCAGCACATGCTCCCGCATCACCGATGAGGGCAAGGCCGGCTCAGGTTCCGCCACTGCCTGTAGCGCGTCCAGCCACTGGATGACCTGCTGGAGGCGATGGCCTTCGCGAACGAGCCCCACATCGGCCATGAGCCGAGCCTGTACCGCGGCCAATCCCCCCTCAGGCCATTGTGCGACTGCGCTCTCATTCGCCACCGGTGGCTCCGGCCGCGCAGCGGTGCGACGCGAGACGCTCCCGGCGTATTCCGCCGCGGCGATGGCTGTGCGTG
It includes:
- the nadC gene encoding carboxylating nicotinate-nucleotide diphosphorylase codes for the protein MNPLLLQELVRQALAEDLAWGDITTEALIPPGVSLRAQARAREAGVVAGLPVFAEAFRQLSSSISVSFCVCDGTRVGPGQVLAEVTGEARAILMGERVALNLLQHLSGIATTTAQYVAALEGLPTRILDTRKTTPGLRMLEKYAVRIGGGLNHRYCLADAVLIKDNHLAILAAQGIGLSEAVRRARAAVSPMVRIEVEVENAEDAVRAAEAGADIVMLDNMSLAEMRRAVEAIGGRALVEASGNVTLETVRQVAETGVDYISVGALTRSRKGLDIGLDVVR